Part of the Calypte anna isolate BGI_N300 chromosome 21, bCalAnn1_v1.p, whole genome shotgun sequence genome is shown below.
TCTTCGTCTGCAGGTAAGTGCCAAggggtgctgccagcagccccagtgtctccctggctggggaggtggcaggtagagaaggcagctgcctgcaggacatATCCATCCTCCATCCttcatccccttccctcctgccatCCACTTTCCCAGCCTGAAGGACAACTACCTCTTCATGAAGGAGATTAAGAACCTGGTGAACAAGGCTGGCTGTGAGCTGAAGGTTTGCTTTGGCTACTCCGGCCGTGGAGGCCGCTGGATACAGGTAGGTGGGCACCAGAGAGGGAGCAAACCTTGCCCTCCCTCCTCATGGGCtccaagggtttttttttctcccttctttagGATGAGATTGAGTTTGGCTACATCCATGCTCCTCACAAAAGCTTCCCAGTGGTGCTGGATTCCCCTCAAGATGGAGGGCTGGAGAAATTAGCCATCAAGGAGTTGCTGGTAAGAGGACTtgtagggttttgttttgcttactCCACCACTCCTAAAACCCTGCTTGCACTTGGCTCCTTGGAGGATCCACAACAAATTGCCTGAAAAATGAGAGTTTAACACCTCTGCATGCACCTACATGGAGATGCCATGTCTGTTGGAAGGAGGCCACCAACAACCTCACCTTCCTCAAAGCCAGGATCAAAGCCTAATCCACATCCCAGACATCTGGAAAAGCCTTTATCCCAGAAAGTGCTGGATGAGAGGAGCAAGGAGGAGCCTTTGGGAATGAAAGCTTCTTGTCAAGCTCTGGCACAGGAGTGGATTCCTTCACCCCAAGCATCCAAGCAATGGGTTGatgtttcctttcctcctctgtgcCTGTGAACGTGCCTCAGCTCCcaagcaggagaggaaaggaaagtgTGAGTGGAGTCAATTTACTGCCTGGAAGACAGCAAGGTGCAGCCAGCTGCCAAAAAGATCCCCAGGGGGCTTCTCTGCCAGCCAGGGTCAGGGCACTCAAAGAAAACTGCCTGGGACAGCAATGACCCTGTCCAGGGATTTTGGGAGAGCCCAGCAAAgacaagaatgaaaaaagaagatgGCTTGAATGattgctttctgcagaaaggGCAGAATATCCCCAGGTACCCACAAAACTTCTGAGGCAGCAGCCTCAGTCCTGGTCTTCTCTCCAGCAGTCATGGGAGAAGAGGACAGcttgttgggttggtttttgctCCATGTCACTTTGGAGTGCCATGacttttttccaaagcattgCAATTCATCTTTTCTCATGCCTGAAATAAGTACACAGAGTCCCAGGATTCATCCAGCAGGAAGGGAACAGCACACTGAGCAGCTCTCCTTTGCAAAGGAGCTGGGATCTGCCCTCTTTAGGAATTGCTTTGCTTCATATTTAGAGAAGCAACATCAGCCTTGGGAGCTGCTAACACATTACACTCCAATTTCTCCTCTGGAGCCTTCCCTAATCCCCACACTTATCTTTCCAATCTCATTTTCCAGCTAGGAATATTTAACCAAATACACACAGGGTCCTTCTCTGGCCCCAGCCAAGCCCTAAGCCCCACACCAGGGAAAAAGGAGACGAGAGGGAATTAGCCCCTCAAAATCAATCTGGAACTGATAGGACTTGGATGCAACCTGCAAACCTGGGATGAACCAACCCCCTGACAGCTGAAACCAGAGCAGTTCATTAAAGTGAAATAAGCTGAGGGCAGGTGGTTGggccccagtccctcccagggAAAGGAGCTGCCCCCCAGCCAGCCACCCCAAAAATGCCTGGGAGCCCCCAGGGCTTGCTATCCCAGCTTCTCCAAACACCcttaattaaacaaaaaacaaaaaaaaggcaacttcTGGATGATAACCATACCTTCCCTGTTCTCCCTGCTCTTTATTGACCTGGACACAGGTTTACCCCTAAGGAAACCCAACACTAAGAAGTGCTGGGATTTAACACAAACCCAACAGATACCTGatcctgtcccagggctgctccaagCCTGTGTTGATTTGAATCAGAGAGCAGAGACAGGTTTGGGGTGGGATTTTTGTTCCCCCACTTCCATTTTTGGCTTATTTTTAACATTGCAATCTCTTCCTTGGCCATCTGACCCTTGCACACCTCATCCAGGGGTTAATTACCCTTGCATACACAATGCCTGATATCCCAGATATATTATGCCCTAAAAATCAGGGTTTAAATAGGATTCCTGGGAAGTATGGCCCTTTGGGTGGCCCTTGTGCCTGGGGTGGCTTTATGTTCAGGGGTCGAAATACATCTGAGTCACCAAGAGGCACCCAGAAAGTCAGCTTTGGGACTACTCCAGCACCTTATCAGCTTAATACAGGGATATCAGAGAAGAtctctcccccagctctgcctcttgcaCTTACCCTTTATTACAGATCCCAGATGAGCCAGTGACCTTTATCCTTCCACCTTCCCTTTAGCCTCTTCTCACCCACAGCTTCATTCTTGATATTTTTACCCTTTGAAGCTGGGCTGAGCCTAGCAGAAGGGATAAAAACAAAGACACAGAGTCAAGGGGGGCTCTTTTCATCAATTTCTCTTTCCCCAGGGCCCTGATTTTGGCTACGTGAGCAGAGAGCCCCTCTTTGAAGCCATCACCACCCTTGACTCCTTTGGCAACCTGGAGGTCAGCCCCCCTGTGACCGTGGAGGGGAAGGAGTATCCCTTGGGGAGAATCCTCATCGGCAGCAGCTTCCCCACGTAAGAGATGGGAAACACACTGGGGAGTAAAGGAACCCCAAATGCCCCTAAAtataacacaaaataaaaatacaccatCAGATGAAGGGGGTTAATTAGCCATTCCCTGCCTAGCTGGTGCCCTGTGGAGCAGGTGCATCCAATCTTTCCCTGCacatctttccttccttctctctttcctccacTTTGGCAGCAGTTTCCCCTGTGTGTACAAACTGATGCTGAAATATTTACTCCCTTTATTGATGGTATTGATTCCCTTTACTCTCTTGGGGTTATTTCACCCTCAGGTCTGCAGGGAGGAGGATGACCAGGCTGGTGAGGGATTTCCTCTTCGCCCAGCAAGTGCAGGCTCCTGTGGAGCTCTACTCTGACTGGCTGTCCCTGGGCCACGTCAACGAGTTCATCACTTTTGtgcccacctgtgacaccaAGGTACCCCAAAAATTCATGGGTTCCCTTCTGAAATACTAAAACCCCCAGGGGTACCTCTAGGGCAAACCCCAGAACTTGTTTTCTTGATAGTCCCAACCACCAGGGGCTTGGGTTCTCACCTCAGCCCCAAAATGAGGGCTCTGAACACAAAAAGGGATTTGCTGAGCTGATCATGAACAGAGACAGAAggaaaccaaccaaacaaaaaagatgtcTGGAAAGGGCAGCCAAAAAATTTAAACCTCAATATTcccctgggctgcccagggctcacagctcctcagcagctccctgatGTTTTCAGGAGCTTGCTCTTTCTTCTGGTATGGCTTTTACTCCTGACTCCTTTTGCCCCTGGAGGAATGATGCCTTCACCTGAATGGTTCAGAAAAGGAATATTTGTGCACATCCCCCCTCACAacccccccctgcagtgcttttgccttccccagggctgtgcaaaGCCCCCTGGAGAGGTAGCACCAGGACTGCAGCAAGCAGCCTCCTGCACTGCTCCAAGGAGACCATTCAGCCAGCACACACTCCACACACTACAAATCCAGAATTCCCAGCTTTCCAGAGCATGCTCAAGGcaaattttcagcttctcttaGGAAGCTCAGAGCACAATTATCCACTCACTCCCCCCCTGTCCAGAGACAGAGCCCCCCAGAGAGGTAGCACCCTcactcctccccatcccagctcaCCCAAATCTCCAGCAAATCCTCTCCTGGGGGTTTATATCCCTcccctggggtgggcaggaTTGGacccagctgcagccaggctcCAGTTTTCCTCTCTGTCCCGGTTCAACCCCTTTAGGGGTGTCAGTTAGGTGGGTGTGTGCCCACCTCAGATACACCTGGTGtggaaaaaggcacaaaaaactggaaaaatgcttcattttaagaggtttaagctttgcaaaaataCCCTTCAGAGGTCCCTCGAGGTGTTTTGGTGAGTGCTGTCCCTcctgtgtcccccagggatTCCGGATGCTGCTGGCCAGCCCCGTGGCATGTTACAGTCTCTTCCgggagaagcagaaggagggacagggagaagCCACCATGTTCAAAGGCAAGGGGACAGCAGGTGGCTTCAGCCAAGCTTTGGTGTCCCCTGAGACAGCTGGAGCCACCCCACTGAGCAGCCAGCCCTGACCAGCGTGGGGACGTTGGGGACATTTTGCCACCCAGCTGTCGTGCCACCATCCCCAGCCTCCCCGAGCcctattttgggaaaaaaagagtgggATGGAAGGGATAAAGCCCTCCACAGAAAGGGGAGGTTTGTTTGGGAGGATGGAGCATCTCTGAAAATGCCAGCAGGGCTCCAGGATGGAGTGGGGACAAACGGGGTCTGCTCTGGTGTCACTCACTGTGGGCACCCAATGGAGAGGGGGTCGAGGGAAGGTCTCCATAGCTCCATGGGTCCCTCTTGGGTCACTGCCACctgccagggagctgtggggtggAGGTGGCAGCTCTGGTTTTATGGGACTGGGTGGGTGATGGGGCCTTCCCAATGCTCTTCCCCATGGGCAGAGGTTTTCCTCCCACCCAGTTTTCCAACAAACCAAGAGTTGAGGCTCCCCAAGCTCAGGAAATTGGGATTTGGGGAACTTTTCTCACCTCTGCACCCCACCTTAAGCCAGGTTTCTGCTAGGGCCACTTCACTCTGCCTGGGGTTTGCATCCGTAGGGTACTCGGGGACAGACACCAAACGGGTCACCATTAACAAGGTCCTTTCCAATGATATCCTGGCCCAGCAGAACCAGTATGTCCAGGTAATCCCTGCTGACAATCATGGAAATTCCTTGGGATAACCACCCCGGGCTGGGGGGGTGCAGCCTGCTAAGGGGAGGTGTTGCATGTTGGTCCTACACAAAATGGTTTTGGGgaccctccatcccctccatcccttccagcGCTGCATCGACTGGAACAGGGACATCCtgaagaaggagctggggctgacTGAGGAGGACATCATCGACCTGCCTGCCCTCTTCAAGCTCGACAAGCAGGGCAAAGCTGTGCCATACTTCCCCAACATGGTGAGGgggagctctgctcctcagctccttccccaaaTCCAGCCAGGATGAGCCCCAAGAGctgcctccccccccaaaaaaaaaccaaaaaaacccaaaaccccaaacatttgtGCAGGAAAAGAGAACACATCCACTTTGTGGCTTCATGTTGCTTGTGGTTAGGTTAAGATACAGAGTTTTGAGGTGAATGGCTTTCAAAGCAGTGAAATTTCAAGGGGTGGGGTGGTTTTTAAcgatagaaaggaaaaaacccaatgcTGGATTTGGTGGTCTGCAAAAGTGGCATCTAAGCTCCTttcagagagtgatgaggtctcccctgagcctcctcttctccagcctcaacacccccagctccctcagcccttcctcacagcaattctgctggatcccttcacaacctccttgctcttctctggacctgtcCCAACCCCCCAATGTCCTTTTTTTATTGGGGTGCCccaaactggacacagcacccgagctgtggcctcaccagtgccgagTACAGCTCAGGATGaattccctgctcctgctgctcacacaaTTCCTGATCCCACCCAGGATGCCAGTGGGATTCTTGCCCACTTTTCCCACTCCTTGCCaaccctcccagctccctctctgcCCGCCAGGACCTGACACACTCGGTGCCACCATCCCTCACACACGGCTCTGCCCCACTCCTGTCACCCCGCAGGTCACCATGATCGTCCTGGCTAACAACCTGGGCATCCCCAAACCCTTCGGCCCCGTCCTGGGGGGTGAGTGCTGCTTGGAGCTCCGGGTTCGCAGCCTCCTGGAGCCGCTGGGGCTTTGCTGCCGGTTCCTGGAGGACGTGGTGTGCTACCATGACAGGCTGGGGGAGGTGCGCTGCGGCATCAACGTCCAGAGAGGACCCTTCCCCTTCAACTGGTGGCACCTGACGCCATAGCGgggcctcctcctcccctccctgccctccgTTCAGTGTGTGTTGCTTTGGAGTTTCActcaataaatacatttttgctgTGAATTATTTATTCGATAAAGAGCgcgagggggaaaaaaaaaaaaggagggaagcCCTCAGGGAGGGCTGCCTGGGGTTGGGGCAGGCGGGAGGCTCAGGGTCACTCCCTTGCTGAAAGGATTCGGCTGGCAATCCATGGGGAgcttccctgctctcccctctccctaCAACAGCGAGATCCAAACTTCCCGGCACCGCCATCCCGGCCGGTACCGCCGGGACCGCCACACTCAAGATGGCGCCCGCCCTGCGGC
Proteins encoded:
- the LOC103537477 gene encoding protein-arginine deiminase type-2, coding for MPGDRTLRLQHGNRIEALCVPGTHIAADIYGAAPAGTVSFSVKHTEGVNVEVVSQGQAEVGAAPGTGTRWPLKEGTVLRFSMNRASTEVNDNKVTVSFYAEGGQPISQAGVFLTGVGISLDVDTDRDGVVEKNNPNKASWTWGPEGHGAILLVSCNKESPFTLPSDGNDERVFSKEDLLDMARMVLRTEGPQRLPRGYEIVLYVPVTDADKVGVFQVQNPFFGQRYVQVLGQGKLCHTVQFTGGAAEMEFFVEGLRFPDDTFSGLVSIHVTLLETLAEGIPHTPVFTDTVVFRVAPWIMTPNTLAPVTVFVCSLKDNYLFMKEIKNLVNKAGCELKVCFGYSGRGGRWIQDEIEFGYIHAPHKSFPVVLDSPQDGGLEKLAIKELLGPDFGYVSREPLFEAITTLDSFGNLEVSPPVTVEGKEYPLGRILIGSSFPTSAGRRMTRLVRDFLFAQQVQAPVELYSDWLSLGHVNEFITFVPTCDTKGFRMLLASPVACYSLFREKQKEGQGEATMFKGKGTADTKRVTINKVLSNDILAQQNQYVQRCIDWNRDILKKELGLTEEDIIDLPALFKLDKQGKAVPYFPNMVTMIVLANNLGIPKPFGPVLGGECCLELRVRSLLEPLGLCCRFLEDVVCYHDRLGEVRCGINVQRGPFPFNWWHLTP